The Acidimicrobiales bacterium genome includes a window with the following:
- the pucD gene encoding xanthine dehydrogenase subunit D, which translates to MSAVSTTLAGGRTRAAGIGESASRPDGVPKVTGEFAFSSDLWHDRMLWGGTLRSPHPSARIRSVDIGPAVAMTGVHAVLTHEDVPGAATYGLDHPDQPVLAAGVVRYAGEPVAIVAADHPETVRRALAAIVVDYEITEPLVDPSLAEAAPPIHPDGNLLRRIHLRHGDPTAADRHDLVVVEGTYEVGMQDQAFLGPESGLAVPAEDGGVELYVATQWLHVDRDQVAACLGLDPGLVRLTLAGVGGAFGAREDLSLHVHLCLLALRTGRPVKMVYGREESFHGHVHRHPAKLWYRHHAAADGTLIRVEARLLFDGGSYASSSGAVIANATCFAAGPYRVPSADVEGVVVRTNNPPCGAMRGFGAVQTCMAHEAQMDRLAVALGMDPVDLRLHNALTPGDRLLTGQVVTGALPVAEVIRTCAGSPSAAVRPDEPMSRPGGAGRTADATHVVRGEALAVGFKNLMFSEGFDDSSEARCELQDGVATITCACAEVGQGFVTLAQQIAREVLSVEEVVLAPVETATIGSAGSTSASRQTWMSGGAVQKACEEVRTTLLVRVAAEYDVPVDDLVLVDGRVCSLSGPLDVDLTAVTIEPVTADVVHRHAPTSPLDADGQGNAHVSFAVSAHRAIVDVDPDLGLVKVVELTTSQDVGRILNPIQALGQLEGGAAQGLGLAVMEEVQVVDGRIRNASFTDYLVPTALDMPPVGVAALIEQPEPGAPFGAKGIGEPPTISSTAAIVAAMREATGLDLPRVPVRPADIALADVVPGGAR; encoded by the coding sequence ATGAGTGCCGTGTCGACGACCCTGGCCGGTGGTCGGACGCGTGCTGCTGGGATCGGCGAGAGCGCCTCCCGGCCGGACGGAGTTCCCAAGGTCACTGGTGAGTTCGCTTTCTCGAGCGACCTCTGGCACGACCGGATGCTGTGGGGGGGGACCCTGAGATCGCCCCACCCGTCAGCCCGGATCCGGTCCGTCGATATCGGCCCGGCTGTGGCCATGACCGGGGTCCACGCCGTCCTGACCCACGAAGATGTTCCCGGTGCGGCCACCTACGGCCTGGACCACCCCGACCAGCCGGTCCTGGCTGCCGGTGTTGTCCGTTACGCGGGCGAGCCGGTGGCCATCGTGGCCGCCGACCACCCGGAAACGGTCCGTCGGGCCCTGGCCGCCATCGTGGTCGACTACGAGATCACCGAGCCCCTGGTCGACCCGTCCCTGGCCGAGGCGGCGCCGCCCATCCACCCCGATGGGAATCTGCTTCGTCGCATCCACCTCCGCCACGGAGATCCGACAGCCGCCGACCGCCACGATCTGGTGGTCGTCGAGGGTACGTACGAGGTGGGCATGCAGGACCAGGCCTTCCTGGGCCCGGAGTCTGGCCTTGCCGTTCCGGCTGAGGACGGAGGCGTCGAGCTGTACGTGGCCACCCAGTGGCTCCATGTGGACCGGGACCAGGTGGCGGCCTGCCTAGGTTTGGATCCCGGGTTGGTGCGCTTGACTCTGGCCGGGGTGGGCGGGGCGTTCGGTGCCCGCGAGGACTTGAGTCTCCACGTCCACCTGTGCCTGTTGGCCCTGCGCACCGGCCGCCCGGTGAAGATGGTCTACGGCCGGGAGGAGAGCTTCCACGGACACGTGCACCGCCACCCAGCCAAGCTCTGGTACCGCCACCACGCGGCGGCCGACGGGACGCTGATCCGTGTGGAGGCCCGGCTGCTGTTCGACGGAGGGTCTTACGCTTCTTCAAGTGGGGCGGTGATCGCCAACGCCACCTGCTTCGCCGCTGGGCCCTACCGGGTGCCGTCGGCCGACGTGGAGGGCGTTGTGGTTCGGACCAACAACCCACCCTGTGGCGCCATGCGGGGCTTCGGCGCCGTCCAGACATGCATGGCCCACGAGGCCCAGATGGACCGTCTGGCCGTGGCCCTGGGGATGGACCCCGTCGACCTGCGACTACACAACGCTCTGACCCCAGGTGACCGGCTACTTACTGGACAGGTGGTGACCGGGGCTCTCCCGGTGGCTGAGGTGATCCGCACGTGCGCCGGGAGTCCGTCGGCCGCCGTTCGCCCCGACGAGCCGATGTCACGGCCCGGTGGAGCCGGACGGACGGCGGACGCCACCCACGTGGTCCGGGGCGAGGCGCTGGCCGTGGGCTTCAAGAATCTCATGTTCTCCGAGGGGTTCGACGATTCCTCAGAGGCCCGGTGCGAGTTACAGGATGGTGTGGCCACCATCACGTGTGCATGCGCCGAGGTTGGCCAGGGCTTTGTGACCCTGGCCCAGCAGATCGCCCGTGAGGTCCTGAGTGTGGAGGAGGTTGTGCTGGCCCCAGTCGAGACGGCCACCATCGGTTCGGCCGGCTCCACGTCGGCCAGCCGCCAGACCTGGATGTCCGGGGGTGCCGTCCAGAAGGCCTGCGAGGAGGTCCGAACCACCCTTCTGGTCCGGGTGGCTGCCGAGTATGACGTTCCGGTGGACGACTTGGTCCTGGTCGACGGTCGGGTGTGCTCGCTGTCCGGACCCTTGGACGTAGACCTGACCGCGGTGACCATCGAGCCGGTCACCGCCGACGTGGTCCACCGCCACGCTCCGACCTCTCCATTGGATGCCGACGGGCAGGGAAACGCGCACGTGTCGTTCGCCGTCTCAGCCCACCGGGCCATCGTGGACGTCGACCCAGACCTCGGACTGGTGAAGGTGGTCGAGCTCACCACCTCGCAGGACGTGGGACGGATCCTGAACCCGATCCAGGCCCTGGGACAATTGGAGGGCGGTGCCGCCCAGGGACTGGGCCTGGCCGTCATGGAGGAGGTCCAGGTGGTCGACGGTCGGATCCGCAACGCCTCGTTCACCGACTACCTGGTGCCTACCGCTCTGGACATGCCACCGGTAGGGGTTGCCGCGCTTATCGAACAACCAGAGCCTGGGGCCCCGTTCGGGGCCAAGGGGATCGGGGAGCCGCCGACCATCTCGTCCACGGCAGCGATCGTCGC
- a CDS encoding 2Fe-2S iron-sulfur cluster-binding protein gives LVLAVAAADRSVTTVEGLSAGHEAGGSLSDVQQAFVDAGAVQCGFCTPGLLMAVDDLLDHDPDPDDLTVREAISGNLCRCTGYGRILDAVDRAALARREART, from the coding sequence GCCTGGTGTTGGCCGTCGCCGCTGCTGATCGTTCAGTGACCACCGTGGAGGGGCTGTCAGCCGGCCATGAGGCCGGCGGGTCCCTGTCTGATGTCCAGCAGGCCTTCGTGGATGCCGGTGCAGTCCAGTGCGGCTTCTGTACCCCCGGCCTGCTTATGGCGGTAGACGACCTCCTCGATCACGACCCCGACCCCGACGACCTCACCGTCCGGGAAGCCATCAGCGGGAACCTCTGTCGCTGCACCGGCTACGGACGCATTCTGGACGCCGTGGACCGCGCTGCCTTGGCCCGACGGGAGGCCCGGACATGA